The DNA window CACAGAAATTAATAAGAATTATGCTTAAAAAAGTAAttagtgaacaacttacgcgacTGCACATGGTACGTAGTCTATAGGCACGAGATTTACCATATgcggtctaatatttgggattctctcccaagcccacagATGTAACAAAGTAAGAGCTCCTCCGACATCGATCCTCCTAGCAAGGGCAGCTTCACATAGATTGTGGTACAAACAAGCAAGAgtcgcaccaccccagctatagcTAGCACATCGTTCTAcatccatgaaaaattgcaAGTAGAATAatggaattttatttccggatGCATTCaggatcatcagaccaccaagtaacaGCAGACAATAAACACGAGCACGTTGAACATATATGTACTGGTGGTGTACATCACTCAACTCAATCTTTAGTTGAtttgataagcttgtctgcttcCAAACCATTTCTTTCAGATCAACTGCATCTGGAATAAAGCCAAGATAACCCGTCAGAGCATCaccgtcaactttgaggccccataagacctccacgtcttctagTGTCATTGTCGCTTCACcaactggaaagtgaaacgtgtgagtctctggcctccatcGTTCAATCAATACgatgataagatggtggtcaatgtcttttGGTTGACCACACCTCAATATCCCGCCGAACCCCATCTCGTCTATCACTGCCAAAACACGAGGATGTATGGGAACATACCAAATGATTCCTTTGTATCTTCTACAGCTTACGTCTTCTGTTAGAACTCCTTCCCATATattgttagagacgtgttgtctgtGAAGATATAATACAGAAGTGTCCTCAGGACCACATAAGAGTCTTCGACGAGCACTTGAAGATGATGTCATACTTCACCAACACAACATTCACAATTcaaattacacacacaaacctaaacaatttcaataCTTGGATACTATTTAAGTCAATATCACAAAATAGAACACCAatgccaaataatgcacaatacAGAAATGcacaaattcacctacacaacattacacaaattcacctacacaataTTACACAAAATTATTacacaattcacctacacaacagtaacaattcaaactaaacaatatacatcaacctaaacaatttcaataatttgtcaCTATTGAACCTAATATCAAATAACGTAACACATAaacccaaataatgcaacaccaATTTAAAATCCCACATAAACTAAATCAAGTAGCCCAATTTTTAAGTTAGAACAACACTATCTAGTTTAAACCCAATTTTAATAACATTTATACCATAACTAAACActaatatctcaaatattaatcaacaataatgcattcaaacaaCCCACTGCACAAAATAATAACACAACACAAATTATCAACGCAATTTACAACTCATTACAAACCCTAACTAACTACAAAACAATTACTCCATTATTGTCAaaataagcatactaaccgaatgaTATATCAAATCTACGGAAGAATGGCACCGATTAACTCCTTGTCGATGCAATTGCAAG is part of the Salvia splendens isolate huo1 chromosome 6, SspV2, whole genome shotgun sequence genome and encodes:
- the LOC121809011 gene encoding protein MAIN-LIKE 1-like; amino-acid sequence: MTSSSSARRRLLCGPEDTSVLYLHRQHVSNNIWEGVLTEDVSCRRYKGIIWYVPIHPRVLAVIDEMGFGGILRCGQPKDIDHHLIIVLIERWRPETHTFHFPVGEATMTLEDVEVLWGLKVDGDALTGYLGFIPDAVDLKEMVWKQTSLSNQLKIELSDVHHQYIYVQRARVYCLLLLGGLMILNASGNKIPLFYLQFFMDVERCASYSWGGATLACLYHNLCEAALARRIDVGGALTLLHLWAWERIPNIRPHMVNRFHRTDFVKQDRRGKSSQNWVEYYANHKQDWDNRHNMVWTDVEYSTKPIATDEYMDWFRRITEVYLTKPGVHAQEGFHETTSSHSYAVN